From one Caldithrix abyssi DSM 13497 genomic stretch:
- a CDS encoding UpxY family transcription antiterminator: protein MEHWYAIYTRPRHEKKVYEGLIEKEITAYLPLIKRVRQWKDRKKKVDMPLFSSYLFVRIDYKNRFDVLQTKGVVKIVNFNGVPAVIPDWQIESLKQMLEHPEKIQLENYIKPGELVVIEEGPFRGLKGMVKSLRGKTRLVVSIEGIMQTVSVEIDSDYVKKVRDPQEPVRDVY from the coding sequence ATGGAACACTGGTACGCCATTTACACACGACCACGGCACGAGAAAAAAGTCTATGAAGGGCTTATCGAGAAGGAAATTACGGCGTATTTGCCCCTGATCAAACGCGTTCGGCAGTGGAAGGATCGCAAGAAAAAAGTGGACATGCCTCTTTTCAGCAGCTACCTGTTTGTCAGAATTGACTATAAAAATCGTTTTGATGTGCTGCAAACCAAAGGCGTGGTCAAAATAGTAAATTTTAACGGTGTGCCGGCCGTGATTCCTGACTGGCAGATAGAATCTTTAAAACAAATGCTTGAACATCCAGAAAAAATCCAGCTCGAAAATTACATAAAGCCGGGCGAACTTGTGGTCATTGAAGAGGGACCTTTCCGCGGCCTGAAGGGTATGGTAAAGAGTTTACGAGGTAAAACACGTCTGGTTGTGAGCATTGAAGGCATTATGCAAACGGTATCGGTTGAAATCGATAGCGATTATGTGAAAAAAGTGCGAGATCCTCAAGAGCCCGTCCGGGATGTTTATTAG
- a CDS encoding alkaline phosphatase family protein yields MNERKQLVVIALDGVPFSLLKKMVAEGNMPHVGKLLKESALFKIDSVHPPISSVAWASFWTGAKPAEHGITGFIERDPGTLEWFVPNAKHLKKKTLLQLLSEVGKRVFSLNVPVTYPPTKVNGIVVSGFLGSDLAKGTYPPAIGSFLKAKGYRIDADVEAGKKDPDKFYHQLIEIMEKRFEMLRYFYENGPWDFFMGHIMETDRLHHFFWRYYEERVEPYSAYFFNFYQKLDSLLGQFFKQLPDDAPLLLLSDHGFTRLKYEVNLNRWLMENGYLYFKQAPPQNLKDLHEFTTAYSLYPGRIYLNLKGREKTGKVQAGIEYETICNELSAKLMQLKDPNGKPVVQKVVRGYEGYGLPKTLDHQIFVDPLQFKNIPDLLILPEEGYDFKGVLWAKKTFEQTMFNGTHTYNNAFLLTRKITPKNGVKDITDVFGLIKNFFEI; encoded by the coding sequence ATGAACGAACGCAAGCAATTAGTAGTCATAGCCCTGGATGGCGTGCCTTTTAGTTTATTGAAAAAGATGGTCGCAGAGGGCAATATGCCTCATGTGGGAAAATTGCTAAAGGAATCTGCTCTTTTTAAAATAGACTCCGTCCATCCCCCCATTTCTTCGGTGGCCTGGGCCTCGTTCTGGACCGGAGCAAAACCGGCAGAACACGGAATCACCGGCTTTATTGAGCGAGATCCCGGTACGTTGGAGTGGTTTGTGCCCAATGCAAAACATTTAAAAAAGAAAACGCTGCTGCAGTTACTTTCGGAGGTGGGAAAACGCGTTTTTAGTTTAAATGTGCCCGTTACCTATCCCCCGACAAAAGTAAATGGAATCGTAGTGAGTGGCTTTTTAGGATCTGATCTGGCAAAGGGGACTTATCCACCGGCCATCGGCTCCTTTCTAAAAGCTAAGGGCTATCGGATTGATGCGGATGTGGAAGCGGGAAAGAAAGATCCGGATAAATTTTATCATCAACTAATCGAGATTATGGAAAAGCGTTTCGAGATGCTACGCTATTTTTACGAAAACGGGCCATGGGATTTTTTTATGGGACACATAATGGAGACCGACCGTCTGCATCATTTTTTCTGGAGGTATTACGAAGAAAGGGTGGAGCCTTATTCCGCTTATTTTTTTAATTTTTATCAAAAGTTGGATAGCCTTCTTGGTCAATTTTTTAAACAGTTGCCGGACGACGCCCCTTTACTATTGCTTTCGGATCACGGATTTACCAGGCTTAAATACGAAGTAAACCTGAATCGCTGGCTAATGGAAAACGGCTATCTTTATTTTAAACAGGCTCCCCCTCAAAACCTGAAAGATTTGCACGAATTTACCACCGCCTACAGTCTGTATCCCGGAAGAATCTATCTCAATTTAAAAGGCCGGGAAAAAACAGGCAAAGTTCAAGCGGGAATTGAATATGAAACCATTTGTAATGAACTCAGCGCAAAATTGATGCAGTTAAAAGATCCCAATGGAAAACCGGTTGTGCAAAAGGTTGTTCGCGGATACGAAGGATACGGGCTGCCCAAAACTTTGGACCATCAAATTTTTGTTGATCCGCTTCAATTTAAAAATATTCCGGATTTGCTAATACTGCCTGAAGAAGGATACGATTTTAAAGGCGTTTTGTGGGCAAAAAAGACATTTGAGCAAACGATGTTTAATGGCACGCATACCTATAACAACGCCTTTTTGTTGACGCGCAAAATAACCCCGAAAAACGGTGTGAAAGACATAACCGATGTATTTGGGCTGATAAAAAATTTTTTCGAGATTTGA
- a CDS encoding SLC13 family permease, with amino-acid sequence MDFQFWYTLILLILTTYFLVKEIFETELTLLSFLFLLILGKVINVKEAFVGFSNEGMLTIGFLFIVAAGLSNSGLMGRLQNFLFGKSNHSGYRKKLMRILFPVTTVSAFINNTPVVALLIPTLKSWTERSNLSPSKFFIPLSYAAILGGMCTLIGTSTNLIIYGLMEESGIKGMEMFEISKIGVPVAISGLLFIVFVVSRFLPDRKEALIKLEENTREFVVALKVTPEYKGIGKTIEEAGLRHLAGLFLFQIERNGEIIAPARPDEVIRVGDRLFFTGLPKTILELQKTPGLKLIEDAALDLKQYDSSQIRPFEVVISNSSPLIGQNVRESNFRQKYDAVIIAIHRNGERIKKKIGDIVLKSGDTLLLLAHKSFLKKYYHSRDFLLVSESVKVPSKPLKNQIIAVGTIALMVTMFVLHLMPIVVAAGLSVMILLLTRTISLEEAREAVDFRVLVIIATAFGIAAGIKNSGVAQFFAHFIILGGSAFGIIGVLAGVFLVASSYTNIITNNAAAALVFPIVLAVTTEMQVDPRPFILTLAIAVSSSFATPISYQTNIMVYGPGGYRFKDFLRVGLPMQLFIMTISVALIYFYYF; translated from the coding sequence ATGGATTTTCAATTCTGGTACACCTTAATTCTACTTATTTTGACGACCTATTTTTTAGTCAAAGAAATTTTTGAAACAGAATTGACGCTTCTTTCTTTTCTCTTTCTCTTAATCCTTGGCAAGGTAATAAATGTAAAAGAAGCCTTTGTCGGTTTTTCCAATGAAGGTATGCTGACCATTGGATTTTTGTTCATTGTAGCGGCTGGGTTGAGTAATTCTGGCTTAATGGGCCGGCTGCAGAATTTTTTGTTTGGCAAAAGTAATCATTCGGGCTATCGTAAAAAGTTGATGCGCATTTTGTTTCCTGTTACAACGGTCTCGGCTTTTATCAATAATACGCCTGTGGTTGCGCTGTTAATCCCTACCTTAAAAAGCTGGACAGAGCGCTCTAATTTATCGCCTTCCAAATTTTTTATTCCCCTGTCTTATGCCGCCATCCTCGGTGGGATGTGTACGTTGATCGGTACGAGCACCAACTTAATTATTTACGGTTTAATGGAAGAGAGCGGCATTAAAGGCATGGAAATGTTTGAAATTTCCAAAATCGGTGTGCCGGTGGCCATAAGCGGTTTATTGTTCATTGTTTTTGTGGTGAGCAGATTTTTGCCGGATCGTAAAGAAGCTTTGATTAAACTGGAAGAAAATACGCGTGAGTTTGTGGTCGCTTTAAAAGTTACGCCGGAGTATAAAGGCATTGGCAAAACCATTGAAGAAGCCGGGCTGCGACATCTGGCCGGCTTATTTCTGTTTCAGATCGAACGTAATGGCGAAATCATTGCTCCCGCCAGGCCAGATGAGGTCATAAGAGTCGGGGATCGGCTGTTTTTTACCGGCCTGCCCAAAACCATTCTTGAACTGCAAAAAACGCCCGGCTTAAAATTGATCGAGGACGCCGCATTAGATTTAAAACAGTACGACTCTTCGCAGATCCGCCCATTTGAAGTGGTGATTTCCAACAGTTCGCCTCTTATCGGACAAAACGTGCGCGAAAGTAACTTCCGTCAAAAATATGATGCGGTGATTATTGCCATTCATCGTAACGGCGAACGCATAAAAAAGAAAATCGGCGATATTGTTTTGAAATCGGGCGATACCTTGCTGTTGTTGGCCCATAAAAGTTTTTTGAAAAAGTATTATCATTCGCGTGATTTTTTACTGGTTTCGGAAAGCGTAAAGGTGCCTTCCAAACCGCTTAAAAACCAGATTATTGCCGTTGGAACGATTGCTCTGATGGTGACCATGTTTGTTTTACATTTGATGCCCATTGTTGTGGCGGCCGGGCTCTCCGTAATGATTCTTTTGTTAACGCGCACCATTTCGCTCGAAGAGGCCAGAGAGGCGGTTGATTTTCGCGTGCTGGTCATTATTGCAACAGCCTTTGGCATTGCCGCTGGAATTAAAAATTCGGGCGTGGCGCAGTTTTTTGCCCATTTTATTATCCTGGGGGGCAGCGCCTTTGGAATAATCGGCGTTCTGGCCGGAGTCTTTCTGGTTGCCAGCAGCTACACCAATATTATCACCAATAACGCCGCAGCAGCCCTTGTTTTCCCGATTGTGCTGGCCGTTACCACTGAAATGCAGGTCGATCCAAGGCCTTTTATTCTGACCCTGGCCATCGCCGTTTCTTCCAGCTTTGCCACGCCCATTAGTTACCAGACGAATATTATGGTGTATGGGCCGGGCGGCTATCGCTTTAAGGACTTTTTACGCGTGGGGCTGCCCATGCAGTTGTTTATTATGACCATCTCCGTTGCTTTAATTTATTTTTACTATTTTTAA
- a CDS encoding 4Fe-4S binding protein, producing the protein MAQKNRTNYLRLTFQWGIMALLFYMVLRWWIDPNYVPDFEAYCPFGGMQALSSYLVNNSLACSMTEHQIFMGVLLLIGVLIFSKLFCSYICPIGTFTEWLGKIGEKFKVRYTISGVADKALRSLKYILLFLTFYFTVGSSELFCKEYDPFFAVFTGFGSDVVLYFALPALIITILGAVFIRQFWCKYLCPLSAISNIFSNAVVFFAVMVIYLILLKLGLQISWLWPAGIIILIAMLLEVTRLEGWLFPVFKIKRKGDACVDCNLCNKACPMGLDVMGVETVEHIDCHLCVDCIKACPVSDTLTINKKKMTWLPATATVVLIVLGLFLARTIELPTINMKWGPEQKLETAAIFSQSGLKNIKCYGSAMSFASRMQRVKGVLGVKAYVRSHTAEIYYDPQVIDPEKIKAAIFTPAKTLFRMPASPTDSVAAAVFWVDKLFDTYDSFYFTQLLKQNKGIYGFSTHFGEPVEATIYFNDSLLTIDEIKNIIEQPEVTYVSRGKSYTVKLKFKVAKTSQTIEHITRSAFIKELFTPFNMVFNEYKKYKPQDLAVYKIYMPQALNAGIRRSLMMLVSHLSTNDYIVRFKTDIVDQKPYAFVYFVKNKVPADSIFSALNKPQLTVHYRNGKTGLVNNPFRFPLKGEVIQPETIERKLVQKQ; encoded by the coding sequence ATGGCACAAAAAAACAGAACAAATTATTTGCGATTGACTTTTCAGTGGGGAATAATGGCCCTGCTGTTCTATATGGTGCTACGGTGGTGGATCGATCCAAACTATGTCCCGGATTTTGAGGCGTATTGTCCGTTTGGCGGTATGCAAGCCCTGAGCAGCTATTTAGTCAATAATTCTCTGGCCTGTTCAATGACAGAACACCAGATTTTTATGGGCGTTTTGCTGCTGATCGGCGTTTTGATTTTCAGCAAGCTGTTTTGCAGTTATATTTGTCCCATCGGCACCTTTACCGAATGGCTGGGCAAAATCGGTGAAAAATTTAAAGTACGCTACACGATCAGCGGGGTTGCAGATAAAGCCTTACGTAGCCTTAAATATATCTTGTTATTTTTGACCTTTTATTTTACCGTTGGTTCCAGCGAACTGTTCTGTAAAGAATACGATCCCTTTTTTGCCGTCTTTACCGGCTTCGGGAGTGATGTGGTGTTGTACTTTGCCCTGCCCGCATTAATTATCACCATTTTAGGCGCTGTTTTTATTCGACAGTTCTGGTGTAAGTATCTGTGCCCGTTAAGCGCCATCTCCAATATTTTTTCCAACGCGGTGGTCTTTTTTGCCGTTATGGTGATTTATCTGATATTACTCAAATTGGGCCTGCAAATTAGCTGGTTGTGGCCTGCGGGGATCATCATTTTAATTGCCATGTTGCTGGAGGTTACCAGGCTAGAAGGCTGGCTTTTTCCGGTTTTTAAAATCAAACGCAAAGGGGATGCCTGCGTGGACTGCAACCTGTGCAACAAGGCCTGCCCCATGGGCTTGGATGTTATGGGCGTTGAAACAGTGGAGCATATCGATTGCCATTTATGTGTCGATTGCATTAAGGCCTGCCCGGTTTCCGACACCTTAACCATTAACAAAAAGAAAATGACCTGGCTACCGGCTACCGCCACGGTAGTGCTAATTGTTTTAGGGTTATTTTTGGCCAGAACGATAGAATTGCCCACCATTAACATGAAATGGGGGCCGGAACAAAAACTGGAAACGGCTGCCATCTTTTCGCAATCCGGTCTTAAAAATATTAAGTGTTATGGCAGCGCCATGTCCTTTGCTTCGAGAATGCAACGCGTAAAGGGCGTTTTGGGCGTAAAAGCCTATGTGCGCTCTCATACGGCAGAAATTTACTATGATCCGCAGGTCATCGATCCCGAAAAGATTAAAGCCGCAATTTTTACGCCGGCTAAAACACTGTTTAGAATGCCTGCCTCGCCAACCGACAGCGTGGCCGCGGCGGTCTTTTGGGTGGATAAGTTGTTCGATACATACGATTCTTTCTACTTTACGCAACTGCTTAAACAGAATAAAGGGATTTATGGGTTCAGCACCCATTTCGGCGAACCGGTAGAGGCTACGATCTACTTTAATGACTCTCTTTTAACCATAGATGAAATTAAGAATATTATCGAACAACCGGAAGTCACCTATGTGAGCAGAGGGAAATCTTACACGGTAAAGTTAAAGTTTAAAGTTGCGAAAACATCTCAAACAATAGAGCATATTACCAGAAGCGCGTTTATAAAAGAGCTGTTTACCCCCTTTAACATGGTTTTTAACGAATATAAAAAATATAAACCGCAAGACCTGGCCGTTTACAAAATTTACATGCCGCAGGCGCTGAATGCCGGTATCCGTCGTAGCCTGATGATGTTAGTAAGTCACCTTTCAACCAATGATTACATCGTACGCTTTAAAACGGATATTGTGGATCAAAAACCCTATGCTTTTGTTTACTTTGTAAAAAATAAAGTCCCGGCAGATAGTATTTTTAGCGCCTTAAATAAGCCGCAATTAACCGTCCACTACCGCAATGGGAAAACGGGCCTGGTCAACAATCCCTTCCGCTTTCCTCTAAAAGGCGAAGTTATTCAGCCGGAAACGATCGAACGAAAACTTGTCCAAAAACAGTAG
- a CDS encoding cellulase family glycosylhydrolase, with product MVGMQSKKIGLLLALALMASALDPAFAFIKTKSGMFINAQGKEVFFKGLGLGGWLVPEGYMLHMPGFGSPSSINAQIEDVIGASNADQFWKKYRANYVTRADIQLIASWGFNLIRLPFNYRLLSPEGQPGVYLEEGFAVIDSLIEWCRAHRLYVVLDMHCAPGGQNADNISDSDGFEARLWTETANQDRTVEIWQKIAQRYANDTTVVGYDLLNEPVLPQGYPATELRSLYMRITSAIRQVDPNHIVFIEGNWYGTDFTSLTPPWDANLSYSFHKYWNETSVATIQSYLNIRKTYGTPLWMGESGENSNHWFASVVQMLEENKVSWCWWTHKKFETITSPFSARLTSGFQSLVDYWNGQGAKPDQTFAFGVLMQTAENLKFEQCDFRPDVLQALFNPDFLTRSSPFKKHEIPGTINCVDFDYGGNGVAYHDTDYQRTRWDVYTPWNTGEQYRNDGVDIEESRDDGGAKYSVGWIESGEWLNYTIQVKSNGLYDVILRVASPQSSGKVQLLMDDLALTDPISINKTGGWYNWDTITIKNLALQSGQRLLTLKFLNGGFNINQMEFIKTTDIEGEDRVPFKFELGQNYPNPFNGATRIPFYVGQKSTVRLDIFDLRGRLVFSDVMEGNGAGSFFWSARDLENRSVGSGIYLYRVQVGQNEKQKKMVLLK from the coding sequence ATGGTTGGAATGCAGAGCAAAAAGATTGGCCTTCTTCTTGCGCTGGCGTTAATGGCGTCTGCTTTAGATCCGGCATTTGCTTTCATTAAAACAAAGAGCGGCATGTTCATTAACGCACAGGGGAAAGAAGTGTTTTTTAAAGGACTGGGGCTTGGCGGCTGGCTGGTTCCTGAGGGCTACATGCTTCACATGCCGGGTTTTGGCTCCCCTTCCTCCATCAACGCGCAAATTGAAGATGTGATTGGCGCAAGCAATGCCGATCAATTCTGGAAAAAATACCGCGCCAATTATGTAACCAGAGCAGATATTCAGTTAATCGCCTCCTGGGGATTCAATTTAATCCGTCTGCCTTTTAATTATCGCTTGCTTTCTCCGGAAGGTCAGCCGGGCGTCTATCTGGAAGAAGGTTTTGCGGTTATCGATTCACTGATCGAGTGGTGCCGGGCCCATCGTCTTTATGTGGTTCTGGATATGCATTGCGCGCCGGGCGGGCAAAACGCCGACAACATTAGCGATAGCGATGGTTTTGAGGCGCGCCTCTGGACCGAAACGGCTAATCAGGATCGAACGGTGGAAATCTGGCAAAAAATTGCCCAGCGTTACGCCAACGATACCACGGTGGTCGGCTACGACTTATTGAACGAACCGGTCCTGCCGCAAGGCTATCCAGCCACTGAACTACGCAGTTTGTACATGCGCATTACCTCGGCCATTCGTCAGGTGGATCCAAACCACATCGTTTTTATTGAAGGCAACTGGTATGGCACCGATTTTACTTCATTAACTCCGCCGTGGGACGCCAACCTGTCTTACAGCTTCCACAAGTACTGGAACGAAACCTCAGTAGCAACCATTCAAAGCTATTTGAATATCCGTAAAACCTATGGAACGCCTTTGTGGATGGGCGAGAGCGGTGAAAATTCTAACCACTGGTTTGCCAGCGTGGTGCAAATGCTGGAAGAAAATAAGGTAAGCTGGTGCTGGTGGACGCACAAAAAGTTCGAAACCATCACCAGCCCTTTTTCCGCTCGGCTGACGTCCGGTTTTCAATCGCTGGTCGATTACTGGAACGGCCAGGGGGCCAAACCGGATCAGACCTTTGCTTTTGGCGTTTTAATGCAAACCGCAGAGAATTTAAAATTTGAACAATGCGACTTTAGGCCGGATGTTTTGCAAGCGCTTTTTAATCCAGATTTTTTAACGCGGAGCAGCCCCTTTAAAAAACATGAAATTCCCGGAACGATTAATTGCGTCGATTTTGATTACGGCGGCAATGGCGTGGCTTACCACGATACGGACTATCAACGAACCAGATGGGACGTTTACACGCCATGGAACACAGGAGAGCAGTATCGCAACGACGGAGTGGATATTGAAGAGAGCCGGGATGATGGCGGCGCAAAATATAGCGTGGGCTGGATTGAATCTGGCGAATGGCTTAACTACACCATTCAGGTTAAAAGTAACGGGCTCTACGATGTGATCTTGCGCGTGGCCAGCCCTCAAAGCAGCGGTAAGGTGCAGTTGTTAATGGATGACCTTGCCCTTACAGACCCCATCTCGATTAATAAGACTGGCGGCTGGTACAACTGGGACACCATCACCATTAAAAATTTAGCCCTGCAAAGCGGCCAACGCCTGCTTACCTTAAAATTTTTAAACGGCGGTTTCAATATCAATCAGATGGAATTTATTAAGACGACCGACATCGAGGGCGAGGACAGAGTTCCGTTTAAATTTGAACTGGGGCAAAATTACCCCAATCCGTTTAACGGCGCCACGCGTATTCCGTTTTATGTGGGCCAAAAATCCACCGTAAGGCTGGATATTTTTGATCTGCGTGGGAGACTTGTTTTTTCAGATGTCATGGAGGGAAACGGAGCGGGTAGCTTTTTCTGGTCGGCAAGGGATTTGGAAAACCGTTCGGTAGGCTCGGGGATTTACCTTTATCGCGTTCAGGTCGGGCAAAATGAAAAGCAAAAAAAGATGGTGCTATTAAAATGA
- a CDS encoding sugar-binding protein: MKRILLLILIVPLWLFAQEQVLFDDFDAAPADTNFWAWFDNHGGQHYQTNTNADSAYGWIHYEYVNDIVYSGAGALKLEYSAHNTESWGGYTKVEHWNPDSNGVYNWSNYDSIMVWYYNAVPQSLPGRVHFRFNLHDVSDAANGAATYDVTECEYYYSFHHILDDEPGWHVFKMALKDGRDDPNSDEWGGQSFNRTGWAGIQGNDVLDLDQIKGFSFEFSISGGGEGDYSQGTVIVDHIVLYSPAKKAFIFFNGKSLANALTTFTWGQSSMEVVEGVAPEGKNAIQWIPGDEWGNGWSGAGWNIDPPYDMSFIWVTDSLKFKMKAEEGTGTLRVQIEDGTAKRGMIFDPVADNQWHEYAFKLSEFPYQDGTSNFDSSHVSTLQFMTNGVSSAGKTILITDLWTGNPEIDVIPPAAPTGVTAVPADYYNLVIWQDVPGESEESYTVYASEQPITDVTAPGVEVVAEAVPEGTQSAAHFIYYPLKDKQVTRYYAVTCTDASGNVSEAGVSGAVENMAKGIPTISLTPPANFAADGDLSEWDPNAIMPFELKPSVSHVAGGTFDNDDDLTATCYLAVDDEYLYMAFDVLDDIFSYDPAGNFWEDDAIEVYIGLYNFTTQHYGFLRGEEPDYKFVLLKDGFHSETNGFDPAMFSNPSDNYNFTDFGTSDYVIEVKIPLDSLPTRNAAGDARFHPVNGMRIPLDLVIHDSDAPNVREGILSYSQKNNDTSWQGAQFWSYTWVGDTAGIETAIGDHNSVLSDFRLEQNFPNPFNPTTTITYALAKNVQVQLTVYNVLGQKVATLVNQKQNAGTHQVTFDARDLSSGVYMYQIKAGDFVQTRKMLLIK; encoded by the coding sequence ATGAAGCGTATTTTGCTATTAATTTTGATCGTTCCATTATGGTTGTTTGCTCAGGAGCAGGTATTATTTGATGATTTTGATGCCGCTCCGGCTGACACCAATTTCTGGGCCTGGTTCGATAACCATGGCGGTCAGCATTACCAGACAAACACGAATGCCGATTCGGCTTATGGCTGGATTCATTACGAGTATGTGAATGATATCGTCTATTCCGGCGCGGGCGCCTTAAAATTGGAATATTCCGCGCATAACACAGAATCGTGGGGCGGATACACCAAAGTGGAACACTGGAATCCGGATTCCAATGGAGTGTACAATTGGTCCAATTACGATTCCATCATGGTTTGGTATTACAACGCCGTTCCGCAAAGTTTACCGGGACGCGTGCATTTTCGTTTCAACTTACACGATGTTTCGGATGCTGCCAATGGAGCGGCCACCTACGATGTAACGGAGTGCGAATATTACTATTCCTTTCACCATATTCTTGACGATGAGCCTGGATGGCATGTGTTCAAGATGGCTCTGAAAGACGGACGCGATGATCCCAATTCTGACGAGTGGGGCGGACAGTCATTTAACCGTACCGGCTGGGCAGGCATTCAGGGCAATGATGTTCTGGATCTGGATCAGATTAAAGGTTTTTCTTTCGAGTTTTCCATTAGCGGAGGCGGTGAAGGCGATTACTCGCAGGGCACCGTTATTGTGGATCATATCGTGCTTTATTCCCCGGCCAAAAAGGCCTTTATCTTTTTTAATGGAAAATCGCTGGCCAATGCTTTAACCACTTTCACCTGGGGACAATCTTCCATGGAAGTGGTTGAAGGCGTAGCGCCTGAAGGTAAAAATGCCATCCAGTGGATTCCCGGAGACGAATGGGGCAACGGCTGGAGCGGCGCAGGCTGGAATATCGATCCGCCGTATGATATGTCTTTTATCTGGGTCACCGATTCCTTGAAGTTTAAAATGAAAGCCGAAGAAGGCACGGGAACGCTGCGTGTGCAGATTGAAGACGGCACGGCAAAACGCGGCATGATTTTTGACCCTGTGGCGGATAATCAATGGCACGAGTATGCCTTTAAATTGAGTGAATTTCCGTATCAGGATGGAACTTCTAATTTTGATTCTTCCCATGTTAGCACCTTACAGTTTATGACCAATGGCGTTTCATCTGCCGGTAAAACCATTTTAATTACGGATCTTTGGACAGGCAATCCGGAAATTGATGTCATTCCGCCTGCTGCGCCCACCGGGGTTACGGCCGTGCCGGCCGATTACTACAATCTGGTCATCTGGCAGGATGTGCCCGGCGAAAGTGAAGAATCTTACACCGTTTACGCCAGCGAACAACCGATTACCGATGTAACGGCGCCAGGCGTGGAAGTGGTTGCCGAAGCGGTACCGGAAGGAACGCAATCGGCCGCTCATTTTATTTATTACCCGTTAAAAGACAAACAGGTAACCAGATATTACGCCGTTACCTGTACGGACGCCTCTGGCAATGTTTCTGAGGCCGGCGTTTCCGGAGCCGTTGAAAATATGGCGAAGGGGATTCCCACCATTTCGTTAACGCCTCCGGCTAATTTTGCCGCTGACGGCGATTTGAGTGAATGGGATCCCAATGCCATCATGCCCTTTGAGTTAAAGCCTTCCGTAAGCCATGTGGCGGGCGGTACCTTTGACAACGACGACGATTTAACCGCTACCTGCTATTTAGCGGTGGATGATGAATATCTTTACATGGCTTTTGATGTTCTGGACGATATTTTCAGTTACGATCCTGCCGGTAATTTCTGGGAAGATGACGCCATCGAAGTTTACATTGGGCTTTACAATTTTACCACTCAGCACTATGGCTTTTTAAGAGGCGAAGAACCGGACTATAAGTTTGTCCTTTTAAAAGACGGTTTTCATAGTGAAACGAACGGCTTCGATCCGGCTATGTTCAGCAATCCTTCCGATAACTATAATTTTACCGATTTTGGAACTTCCGATTACGTCATTGAGGTGAAGATACCGCTTGATTCTTTGCCCACACGTAACGCCGCGGGAGATGCCCGTTTCCATCCTGTAAACGGTATGCGCATTCCGCTGGATCTGGTGATTCACGATTCCGATGCTCCAAACGTACGCGAGGGTATTCTTTCCTATTCTCAAAAAAATAACGACACCTCATGGCAGGGCGCTCAGTTCTGGAGCTACACCTGGGTGGGCGACACCGCCGGGATAGAAACCGCCATCGGCGATCATAACTCTGTGCTTTCCGACTTCCGCCTGGAACAGAATTTCCCGAATCCCTTTAACCCGACGACGACCATTACCTACGCTCTGGCCAAAAACGTTCAGGTGCAATTGACCGTTTACAATGTGCTGGGACAAAAAGTCGCCACCCTGGTTAATCAAAAGCAAAACGCCGGCACGCATCAGGTAACCTTTGACGCCCGCGATCTGTCTTCCGGCGTTTACATGTACCAGATTAAAGCAGGCGATTTTGTTCAGACAAGGAAGATGCTGTTAATAAAATAA